The DNA window ATTCGATATGCACAAGCTATCAGGATGCCCTTGCCAAACAAGTGGTGGATCCGCTGATCCTGATTCCCATTTTCATCTGTGATTTCTTGTGTATCCATCCGTTCAATGACGGCAATGGAAGGATGAGTCGACTACTCACTACGTTGCTGCTGTCCCAAAGCGGTTTCATGGTGGGAAAGTACATCAGCATCGAACAGAAAATCGAGAAGACTAAAGATACGTACTACGATGTGTTGGGGAAAGTATCCAGTGGATGGCATGAGGGTAGGAATGATTACACTTCCTTCATCAAGTATTTTCTTGGCATCGTCCTGAACTGCTATCGGGACCTCGAGGAAAGACTCGGCTCGGTGGATCAGAAGAGCACCCCGTATGAAATCGTGCGAAAAGCTGTGGATAGCACCTTGGGCGTATTCACCAAGACACAGATCCTTGAGCTTTGCCCGAGTATCGGAAGTTCATCGGTGGAGGCTGCCCTGAAGCGCCTCAAGGAAGAAGGATACATCCTCCGCCAAGGAAGTGGCAGAAACACCGCCTACGTGCGCAATCCTGATCATGCATAATCCAATATCTTGGGAGATTATTGAATCTTTTGGAAAATTCATCAGGACCCTGGTTTCCTCACCAACCCTGACACTTTCCAATGCAGAAAATAGATACTCTCTTTGCTATATTTCAGTTGGGAGGCAATCTGGTTCCGGGAATAAGTCTGTGTGATGACCTAGATATACCTAATAAGCTGTGCGGACAAAAAATTAGACTTTCAATAATGCTAGACCAAGACAATGGGGCCCCCGTTTTTAAAATGAAAACTGCAGAAGTATCTTTCTCTTAAGGAGAAACGATCCTTTGGTATTGGTGATTAGTATTCAAATACCATCATGGTAATCTCTCTATGTATTAGAGGAATTATCGGTTTCTCTCCCTCCAAGTAGGGAAGATAGTAGACGTTATTACTAATTAGTAGTATATTGTGAATATGAAGAATAAGAAGTCGTATGGAGCCGCTAATGATTTGAATTTGAAAGCCTTGGTAACACTTTCACGATGTTTCCAATCGGTGAGGCGACGCGAGATGAGGACCATCAAGCAGGTAGGTCTAACAGCAGCCCAGTTCGGAGTGCTTGAGATTCTCTACCATAAAGGAAATCTTCGTATTGGTGAGATTCTTGAAGGAACACTCTCCACTGGCGGAAATATGACGGTGGTCATTGAGAATTTGGAAAAGACTGGATTTGTAGTGAGATACCCCGATCCCCAGGATGGAAGGGCGAGTCTCATACGTATAACCGAAAAGGGCTTTCAATTGGTGGAAAACATGTTTCCAGGCCATGTAGCGAATATCGGTGGTATTTTCAGTGTATTGAGTACAGAAGAGAAACAACAGCTTGTTGAGCTGCTGAAGAAGCTTGGTTCATCCAATGGATGACCAAGGGACAAGAACGATTAATTATTAGGAGTTTTGATATGGCTAAGGTAAATTTGGCAATAGTGTTTTATAGTATGGGTGGTTCGAACTATCAGATGGCAAAGTGGGCTGCCGAGGCCGCTAAGGAAGCTGGCGCTGAAGTGAAGCTGTTGAAGGTTGCGGAGCTTGCTTCTCAGTCCGCGATAGAGGAGAATCCCGCTTGGAAGGCTACCGTGGAGGCAACAAAGGATATTCCTGTTGCCACAGTAGATGATCTTGATTGGGCCGATGCCATCATTTTCAGTACTCCAACCCGATTCGGAGTCATGGCGTCTCAGATGAAGCAATTCCTCGATACAACAGGTGGACTTTGGGCTCAAGGCAAAACTGTAAACAAGGTGGTCAGCGCAATGTCTTCGGCACAGAATCCTCATGGTGGGCAAGAGGCTACCATCCTTTCCCTCTATACGGTCATGTACCACTGGGGTGCTCTAGTAGCAGCTCCCGGGTATACAGATCCGGTATTATTCGCTGCTGGTGGGAATCCCTATGGAACTTCCGCCACCATCGGTCAGGATGGGAAGATTGTCGGTGATATTGAACCTGCAGTCAAACATCAGGCTAAGAGAACTGTCTCCGTGGCACAGGCGTTCAAGAACGGTAGATAGAAAGAGTCATATGGTTCATTATCCCCCAAGATGAGGGTAGTGAATGATAGATAAGGTACCGTACCCATATGGGCAACAAAGAAGGGAAACCCTTCTGCCCCATGGGACGGTACATTTTTTTTAAAATGTCGGTATTCTGAGATCTATCGACGGTGTATCCCTGCTACTTAGAAGAGGATCTCCTTTCTAGCTAAGAAGGAAAAGTCTTTTATTACTTAATCCCTGAATATGAGCTTTCAAACCATCTAGAATCGTAAGAAAACAAACCTTTGTAATAAGATAACTAACCTTTTCTCTCCTTTCTCGAGATTTAGCTTGAAAGCGTAAGATATCTTACCAAACTCAATAGAATACCTCATGTACTTCTGACATACCCGACCTTAGGATTTTATTACTAGATGCGGCGTTGCCGCAAAAAAACAATCTATTTTTATGATTCCTTAAAAGGAGGGACACATGAAAAAAACTCTAGGTATTTTATTGGTTCTGGTTATACTGGGATCGGGCGCTCTGTTCGCCGCTGGTGTGCAAGAATCTGGTCTAACTAAGGTTGGTATTGTAAATCTACCACCAGAAGAATCCGGATATCGTCAGGCTAATGTTGAAGACATGAATGCTGTATTCTCAGAAGCAAACGGCTATGACGCAAAACAGACCAACACCATGGACAACAGCGAGCAGATCGCTGCAGCAAAAGGCTACATCCGAGACGGAGTGGACTACCTCTTGATCTCAGCAGCAAACGCTTCTGGATGGGATGACACCTTGAAATCCGCAAAGGATGCAGGAATTCAGGTAATTCTCTTTGACCGCGCAATTGACACTGACCCCTCCAATTACCAGGCAGCAATCCTCTCGGATATGGCCTATGAAGGTGAAAAGGCAGTGGAATGGGTATTGGGACTTGATCTTGATGAGATCAACCTGATCCTTATTCGCGGACAGATGGGTTCTGCAGCAGAAATTGGCCGAAGTGCAGCAGTACTGGACGCCGCAAAAGCAGGCAAACTCAACATAGTTGCCGATGGAACCGGTGGAGACAGCTGGAGCCTTGAAGAAGCTCGTAAAGTTGTTGAAGCAGCAATTGCCGCAGGCAAGGATTTCAACGTCATCTACGCTCAGAACGATGGTATGGCACAAGGTGCCGTGCAGGCTCTTGAAGCAGCTGGAATCAGCCACGGTAAGGGTGGAAAGGTCAAGGTCATTGGATTTGACTTCAACCGCTTTGCACTCAGAAACGTACAGGCTGGTTACTGGGATGCTGACATGCAATGTAACCCACGTCAGGCAGCTCAGATCTCTGAATGGATCAAGAGTGGAAAGATGCCCAGTGGCATAGTCTACCAGGAAGAGTTGCTCTTAACTACTGACACGATTACTGATGAACTCATCGAGAAATGGGGAATCAATGCCGATCCAGGTAAAGGCGTAATCACAAGGTAAGTAATTGTAATCACAACAAAGTAGTATTTGCAGTGCGGTACGCAGAAATGATTCTGCATGCCGCACCGCAATTGGCTCGTACCGTATCAGTAAAAGGAGAACTTTGATTGTTGTCAGAAACCATACTTGAAATGAAGGATATCAGCAAATCATTTCCTGGCGTCAAAGCTCTGGATTGCGTAGACTTCAAGCTCCGAAAAGGTGAAATCCATGCACTCATGGGCGAAAACGGGGCGGGTAAGTCTACACTCATTAAAGTCATTACCGGAGTCTACGAAAAAGACGCCGGCTTGATTACCTTACAGGGAGAACCTATTCACTTTAAAGCTCCGCAGGAAGCGCAAAACAAAGGAATAGGTACCGTCT is part of the uncultured Sphaerochaeta sp. genome and encodes:
- a CDS encoding Fic family protein: MREFNYSILRESSWDTEVISFVAKIREHKGRQDLYLRQKPVELARLVEVARIQSTDSSNKIEGIGTSNARMKQLVEDRTTPRTRDEQEIVGYRDVLNTIYESYEHIPLKSDIILQLHRDLLAYTDKTFGGKFKNTQNYINETHADGSSFTRFTPLEPFETPEAVDSICTSYQDALAKQVVDPLILIPIFICDFLCIHPFNDGNGRMSRLLTTLLLSQSGFMVGKYISIEQKIEKTKDTYYDVLGKVSSGWHEGRNDYTSFIKYFLGIVLNCYRDLEERLGSVDQKSTPYEIVRKAVDSTLGVFTKTQILELCPSIGSSSVEAALKRLKEEGYILRQGSGRNTAYVRNPDHA
- a CDS encoding MarR family winged helix-turn-helix transcriptional regulator, whose amino-acid sequence is MKNKKSYGAANDLNLKALVTLSRCFQSVRRREMRTIKQVGLTAAQFGVLEILYHKGNLRIGEILEGTLSTGGNMTVVIENLEKTGFVVRYPDPQDGRASLIRITEKGFQLVENMFPGHVANIGGIFSVLSTEEKQQLVELLKKLGSSNG
- the wrbA gene encoding NAD(P)H:quinone oxidoreductase, whose protein sequence is MAKVNLAIVFYSMGGSNYQMAKWAAEAAKEAGAEVKLLKVAELASQSAIEENPAWKATVEATKDIPVATVDDLDWADAIIFSTPTRFGVMASQMKQFLDTTGGLWAQGKTVNKVVSAMSSAQNPHGGQEATILSLYTVMYHWGALVAAPGYTDPVLFAAGGNPYGTSATIGQDGKIVGDIEPAVKHQAKRTVSVAQAFKNGR
- a CDS encoding substrate-binding domain-containing protein — encoded protein: MKKTLGILLVLVILGSGALFAAGVQESGLTKVGIVNLPPEESGYRQANVEDMNAVFSEANGYDAKQTNTMDNSEQIAAAKGYIRDGVDYLLISAANASGWDDTLKSAKDAGIQVILFDRAIDTDPSNYQAAILSDMAYEGEKAVEWVLGLDLDEINLILIRGQMGSAAEIGRSAAVLDAAKAGKLNIVADGTGGDSWSLEEARKVVEAAIAAGKDFNVIYAQNDGMAQGAVQALEAAGISHGKGGKVKVIGFDFNRFALRNVQAGYWDADMQCNPRQAAQISEWIKSGKMPSGIVYQEELLLTTDTITDELIEKWGINADPGKGVITR